From the genome of Impatiens glandulifera chromosome 9, dImpGla2.1, whole genome shotgun sequence, one region includes:
- the LOC124915563 gene encoding microtubule-associated protein RP/EB family member 1C-like, which yields MASNIGMMDSAYFVGRTEILAWVNSTLQLNVSKVEEASSGAIYCQLMDSAHPGVVPMHKVNFDAKNEYDMIQNYKVLQDVFNKLKITKHVDVNKLVKGRPLDNLEFMQWMKRYCDGGVTQNYNPLERREACKGGKDASKKSAPPQSSAKSSSSANARTQTSHSRKNDVHNNASNQSVKPSKESKPVSDSGPAYDEQITELKLSFDSLEKERDFYFAKLRDIEIICQIPEIEKLPVVEALKMILYATDNNSSSVVAEAQAMISKHHKGVEGLLSPIPEEPEFAQKSDSQKRKSIVNIDVDDAAANSLSPRQRVSDASDVHCSGSPLVKLY from the exons ATGGCGTCGAACATTGGAATGATGGATTCCGCTTACTTCGTCGGTAGAACAGAGATCTTAGCCTGGGTCAATTCGACTCTTCAACTCAATGTCTCTAAAGTCGAAGAG GCATCTTCTGGAGCTATTTATTGCCAGCTAATGGATTCGGCTCATCCAGGTGTTGTTCCGATGCACAAGGTGAACTTTGATGCAAAGAATGAATATGATATGATCCAGAATTACAAAGTTCTGCAAGACGTCTTTAACAAACTGAAAATAACCAAG CATGTTGATGTTAACAAACTTGTGAAAGGTCGGCCGCTGGATAACCTAGAGTTTATGCAGTGGATGAAGCGTTATTGCGATGGAGGTGTTACACAGAA TTACAATCCTCTAGAGAGAAGAGAAGCTTGCAAAGGTGGAAAAGATGCGAGCAAGAAATCTGCACCTCCACAGTCTTCAGCCAAGTCTTCTTCATCAGCTAACGCAAGGACTCAAACTTCCCACAGTCGAAAGAATGATGTTCATAATAATGCTTCAAACCAATCTGTCAAGCCTTCGAAAGAATCAAAACCAGTTTCAGATAGTGGACCGGCATATGATGAACAG ATTACAGAGTTGAAACTGTCATTTGATAGCTTGGAGAAAGAAAGAGACTTTTACTTTGCAAAGTTGAGGGATATTGAAATCATATGTCAGATCCCCGAGATTGAGAAGCTACCT GTTGTGGAAGCATTGAAGATGATACTATATGCGACAGATAATAACAGTTCATCAGTTGTTGCAGAAGCTCAAGCAATGATATCAAAACACCACAAGGGTGTTGAAGGATTGTTGAGTCCTATTCCAGAAGAACCTGAATTTGCGCAAAAGTCGGACAGTCAGAAGAGGAAAAGCATTGTCAATATCGATGTTGATGATGCTGCTGCCAACTCTTTGTCTCCGAGGCAGAGGGTTTCAGATGCTTCAGATGTTCATTGCAGTGGCTCACCTCTTGTGAAACTCTATTGA